A section of the Rhizobium sp. Pop5 genome encodes:
- a CDS encoding alpha-glucosidase: MNVAPQSILTADKDWWRGAVIYQIYPRSYQDSNGDGIGDLKGITARLPHVASLGADAIWISPFFTSPMRDFGYDVSDYENVDSIFGTLVDFDTLIAEAHRLGIRVMIDLVISHSSDQHPWFVQSRSSKTNAKADWYVWADAKPDGTPPNNWLSIFGGSAWAWDPTRMQYYLHNFLTSQPDMNLHNPEVQDRLLDVVRFWLNRGVDGFRLDTINFYFHDPLLRDNPALAPERRNASTAPAVNPYNFQEHIYDKNRPENLAFLKRFRAVLEEFPAIAAVGEVGDSQRGLEIVGEYTSGNDKMHMCYAFEFLAPDPLSPERVEEVMQDFEAAAPDGWACWAFSNHDVVRHVSRWGGLVADHDAFAKLYASLLMTLRGSVCLYQGEELGLTEADLAYQDLQDPYGIQFWPEFKGRDGCRTPMVWDSQVAQGGFSSVKPWLPVPVEHILRAVSVQQGDENSVLEHYRRFIAFRKLYPAFAKGEIEFEETQGEALVFTREYGNEKLLCIFNMSPVETGVTLPAGEWQALTGHGFTSNNYGDKIDIPAWGAYFARLA; the protein is encoded by the coding sequence ATGAACGTGGCTCCCCAATCGATCTTGACCGCCGACAAGGACTGGTGGCGCGGCGCGGTGATCTACCAGATCTATCCGCGCTCCTATCAGGACTCGAACGGTGACGGTATCGGCGACCTGAAGGGCATCACCGCCCGTCTGCCGCATGTGGCAAGCCTCGGCGCCGATGCGATCTGGATCTCGCCTTTCTTCACCTCGCCGATGCGCGATTTCGGCTATGACGTTTCAGACTATGAGAACGTCGATTCCATCTTCGGCACGCTGGTGGATTTCGACACGCTGATCGCTGAAGCCCATCGTCTCGGCATCCGCGTGATGATCGACCTTGTCATCTCCCACAGCTCGGATCAGCATCCCTGGTTCGTCCAGAGCCGCTCCAGCAAGACGAACGCCAAGGCCGATTGGTATGTCTGGGCCGACGCCAAGCCGGACGGCACGCCGCCGAACAACTGGCTGTCGATCTTCGGCGGTTCGGCATGGGCGTGGGATCCGACGCGCATGCAGTATTACCTGCACAACTTCCTGACCTCGCAGCCGGATATGAACCTGCACAATCCGGAAGTGCAGGATCGACTGCTGGATGTCGTGCGCTTCTGGCTCAATCGCGGCGTCGACGGTTTCCGCCTCGATACCATCAACTTCTATTTCCACGACCCGCTTCTGCGCGACAATCCGGCGCTCGCGCCCGAACGGCGCAACGCTTCGACGGCGCCGGCGGTCAATCCCTATAATTTCCAGGAGCATATCTACGACAAGAACCGCCCGGAGAACCTTGCGTTCCTGAAGCGCTTCCGTGCCGTTCTCGAGGAGTTCCCGGCAATCGCAGCCGTCGGCGAGGTCGGCGACAGCCAGCGCGGTCTCGAAATCGTCGGCGAATACACCTCCGGCAATGACAAGATGCATATGTGCTACGCCTTCGAATTCCTGGCGCCCGATCCGCTGTCGCCGGAGCGCGTCGAAGAGGTGATGCAGGATTTCGAAGCCGCCGCGCCCGATGGCTGGGCTTGCTGGGCCTTCTCCAATCACGACGTCGTACGCCATGTCAGCCGCTGGGGCGGGCTGGTCGCCGATCACGACGCCTTCGCCAAGCTCTATGCTTCGCTGCTGATGACGCTGCGCGGCTCTGTCTGCCTTTATCAAGGTGAGGAGTTGGGCCTCACCGAGGCCGATCTCGCCTATCAGGATCTGCAGGATCCCTACGGAATCCAGTTTTGGCCGGAATTCAAGGGCCGCGACGGCTGCCGCACGCCGATGGTCTGGGACAGCCAGGTGGCCCAGGGCGGCTTCTCCAGCGTCAAGCCATGGCTGCCGGTGCCGGTCGAGCATATCCTGCGCGCCGTCAGCGTCCAGCAGGGCGATGAAAATTCCGTGCTGGAGCACTATCGCCGCTTCATCGCTTTCCGCAAGCTGTACCCGGCTTTCGCCAAGGGCGAGATCGAATTCGAGGAGACGCAGGGCGAAGCGCTGGTCTTCACCCGCGAATATGGCAATGAGAAGCTGCTCTGCATCTTCAACATGAGCCCGGTCGAAACAGGCGTCACGCTGCCGGCCGGAGAATGGCAGGCATTGACGGGCCATGGCTTTACCAGCAACAACTATGGCGACAAGATCGATATTCCGGCCTGGGGGGCGTATTTCGCCCGTCTCGCTTAA
- a CDS encoding carbohydrate ABC transporter permease, whose product MTAAGSYFKIGPARLFVHLAVLLIVIVWLIPTLGIFVSALRDKDQIVVSGWWTSFVGSTQTVAVRLGTPDQQKQEGAIYVISGNVLEGQGGRAVKAFGNRVQQPAAFKAGETADLGDGETLQINSDGSYRYMKGTAFSPDERPRRIYVSVSAPPEFTVQNYHTVLTGEGIGQSFINSLTVTIPATIIPILIAAFAAYALSWMEFPGRALLIALVVGLIVVPLQMSLIPLLRLYNEIGTMLGQPSKTYPGIWLAHTAFGMPLAIFLLRAYIAGLPREIIESARVDGASDFEIFTRIVLPLSFPALASFAIFQFLWVWNDLLVAMVFLGTDKDHLVLTGSLNALLGSRGGNWEILTASAFVTIVVPLLVFFGLQRYLVRGLLAGSVKGG is encoded by the coding sequence AGCGCGCTGCGCGACAAGGACCAGATCGTCGTTTCCGGCTGGTGGACGTCCTTCGTCGGTTCGACTCAGACCGTCGCCGTCCGCTTGGGCACGCCGGACCAGCAAAAGCAGGAAGGCGCCATCTACGTCATTTCGGGCAATGTGCTGGAAGGACAGGGCGGCCGCGCGGTGAAGGCCTTCGGCAATCGCGTGCAGCAGCCGGCTGCCTTCAAGGCCGGCGAAACCGCTGATCTCGGCGACGGCGAAACGCTGCAGATCAACAGCGACGGTAGCTATCGCTACATGAAGGGCACGGCCTTTTCGCCCGACGAGCGGCCGCGGCGCATCTATGTTTCCGTCTCCGCGCCGCCGGAATTCACCGTGCAGAACTATCACACCGTTCTGACGGGCGAGGGTATCGGTCAGTCCTTCATCAATTCGCTGACCGTGACGATCCCCGCGACGATCATCCCGATCCTGATTGCCGCTTTTGCTGCCTATGCCCTGAGCTGGATGGAGTTTCCAGGCCGGGCGCTGCTGATTGCGCTTGTCGTCGGCCTGATCGTCGTGCCGCTGCAGATGTCGCTGATCCCGCTGCTGCGTCTCTATAACGAGATCGGCACCATGCTCGGCCAGCCGTCGAAGACCTATCCCGGCATCTGGCTGGCCCACACCGCTTTCGGCATGCCGCTCGCCATCTTTCTCCTGCGGGCCTATATCGCAGGCCTCCCAAGGGAGATCATCGAATCCGCCCGCGTCGACGGCGCAAGCGATTTCGAGATATTCACCCGCATCGTTTTGCCTCTGTCCTTCCCGGCGCTCGCCTCCTTCGCCATCTTCCAGTTCCTATGGGTGTGGAACGACCTGCTCGTCGCCATGGTCTTTCTCGGCACCGACAAGGATCACCTCGTGCTGACCGGCAGCCTGAACGCGCTGCTCGGCTCGCGCGGCGGCAATTGGGAGATTTTGACGGCGTCAGCCTTCGTCACCATCGTCGTGCCGCTGCTCGTCTTCTTCGGGCTCCAGCGTTATCTGGTGCGCGGTCTGCTGGCGGGCTCGGTCAAGGGCGGCTGA